The following coding sequences are from one Gemmatimonadaceae bacterium window:
- a CDS encoding protein kinase, protein MTTLQERLEAGLGGRYAIERELGQGGMAVVFLANDRRHERKVAVKVLRPEISAEIGADRFLREIKMAAGLTHPHILPVYDSGDAEGLLFYVMPSMEGRSLRERLDHERQLPLEESLRITREVASALDYAHRHGVVHRDIKPENILLHEGNAMVADFGIGKALSGRGSITQTGMVVGTPAYMSPEQASGGTEVDGRSDLYSLGCVLYEMLSGEPPFTGPTAQAIIAKRFVSEIPKVRTARDVPEEVDRAVTRALSRTPVDRFPTAAEFAEALRLISQDGQTSGRRGQEPQKGADTKKAIAVLPFANMSADPENEYFSDGMTEEIINAISKVPGLHVASRNSSFVFKGKHVDSREVGEKLGVGSVLEGSVRKIGNKIRISAQLVNVENGYHLWSDTYNRELADVFEIQEEISRAIVESLKLTLGSDSEQLVVPTKNLDAYNLYLKARFFYHRFNEASLRKGIDFFQRVLLLEPGYARAYAGMADCWCRLADDWVAPDEAYPQAKATAMRALQGDPDLAEAHSALGKVFGWYEWDFAASEKELRRSVSLAPNDAEAHFAFGSVLPAVGLLGEGIAEIRKALTLNPLDPLYSRWLARFLFYTGDYSGAISQAEKTIEIDDRNLAVYLDLGSAHLALGHAETALEWYRKGQGLESSVRSYDAFIVRALANLDRRDEGEEIMARLEEEGRQHYVRSEILAMGYAALGNLEQAFASLERAYQTRSAGLIYLHLDPGFKPLRGDPRYAALVQRIGLK, encoded by the coding sequence ATGACCACGCTCCAGGAACGTCTCGAGGCCGGGCTCGGCGGCCGCTACGCAATTGAGCGTGAGCTGGGCCAAGGTGGGATGGCGGTGGTGTTTCTCGCGAACGACCGACGCCACGAGCGGAAAGTCGCCGTCAAGGTTCTCCGGCCCGAGATCTCCGCGGAGATCGGTGCCGACCGGTTTCTTCGAGAGATCAAGATGGCTGCAGGTCTTACGCATCCCCACATTCTTCCGGTCTATGACTCGGGCGACGCTGAGGGCTTGCTCTTCTACGTAATGCCGAGCATGGAAGGGCGCTCGCTACGGGAGCGTCTCGATCACGAGCGACAGCTGCCGCTTGAAGAGAGTCTTCGCATCACCCGCGAAGTTGCCTCGGCTCTTGATTACGCGCACCGTCACGGCGTCGTGCACCGCGACATCAAGCCGGAGAACATTCTTCTCCACGAAGGGAACGCCATGGTCGCCGATTTCGGCATCGGCAAGGCGTTGAGCGGCCGCGGATCCATCACGCAGACGGGAATGGTCGTCGGCACTCCGGCCTATATGAGCCCGGAGCAGGCGAGTGGCGGAACAGAGGTGGATGGCCGCAGCGATCTATACAGTCTGGGCTGCGTGCTCTACGAGATGCTGAGCGGAGAGCCGCCGTTTACGGGTCCGACGGCTCAGGCGATCATCGCAAAGCGGTTCGTTTCCGAGATTCCGAAAGTGCGAACGGCGCGGGACGTGCCCGAGGAAGTCGATCGGGCCGTGACGCGTGCGCTGTCGCGGACTCCGGTGGACCGGTTCCCCACCGCTGCCGAGTTCGCTGAGGCGCTGCGGTTGATCTCGCAGGATGGCCAGACGTCGGGACGGCGCGGGCAGGAGCCGCAGAAAGGCGCGGACACGAAGAAAGCGATCGCGGTTCTCCCCTTCGCCAACATGAGCGCGGACCCGGAGAACGAGTACTTCAGCGACGGAATGACGGAAGAGATAATAAATGCGATCTCGAAGGTTCCGGGACTTCACGTAGCATCGCGCAACTCGAGTTTTGTATTCAAGGGAAAGCATGTAGACAGTCGCGAGGTTGGGGAGAAGCTCGGCGTGGGGTCGGTTCTGGAAGGCAGCGTGCGGAAGATCGGCAACAAGATCCGAATCAGCGCTCAGCTGGTGAACGTCGAGAATGGCTACCACCTCTGGTCGGATACCTACAATCGCGAGCTCGCGGATGTGTTCGAGATTCAGGAGGAGATTTCGCGCGCGATTGTCGAGTCACTGAAGCTCACCCTCGGCAGTGACAGCGAGCAGCTTGTCGTCCCAACCAAGAATCTCGACGCCTACAACCTCTACCTGAAGGCGCGCTTCTTCTACCACCGCTTCAACGAGGCGAGCCTTCGCAAGGGCATTGATTTCTTCCAGCGAGTGCTGCTGCTCGAGCCCGGTTACGCGCGGGCTTACGCTGGAATGGCGGACTGCTGGTGCCGTCTCGCCGACGACTGGGTTGCGCCCGACGAGGCATATCCACAGGCAAAGGCGACAGCGATGCGCGCGCTGCAGGGCGACCCGGATCTTGCGGAAGCACACTCTGCGCTCGGAAAGGTCTTCGGGTGGTACGAGTGGGACTTCGCTGCGTCGGAGAAGGAGCTGCGGCGGTCAGTTTCTCTCGCGCCGAACGATGCGGAAGCACACTTTGCCTTCGGCAGTGTGCTGCCCGCGGTCGGGCTGCTCGGCGAAGGAATTGCCGAGATTCGAAAAGCGCTGACCCTCAACCCGCTGGATCCCCTCTACAGCCGCTGGCTCGCGCGCTTTCTGTTTTACACGGGCGACTACTCCGGCGCCATCTCGCAGGCCGAGAAAACAATCGAGATCGACGATAGGAATCTGGCCGTTTATCTCGATCTTGGGTCCGCACACCTCGCGCTGGGACACGCGGAGACGGCGCTCGAATGGTACCGGAAGGGCCAGGGACTGGAATCGAGTGTGCGTTCATATGATGCGTTCATTGTCCGCGCCCTCGCCAACCTCGACCGGCGCGACGAGGGAGAGGAAATCATGGCGCGTCTCGAGGAAGAAGGCAGGCAGCACTATGTCCGCTCGGAAATTCTGGCGATGGGTTACGCCGCATTGGGAAATCTCGAGCAGGCTTTTGCGTCGCTCGAACGCGCGTACCAGACGCGATCCGCCGGGCTGATTTATTTGCACCTCGATCCCGGGTTCAAGCCTCTGCGGGGCGATCCGCGGTACGCCGCGCTGGTGCAGCGGATTGGCCTGAAGTAG
- a CDS encoding CPBP family intramembrane glutamic endopeptidase yields MHEPQVGSNRSRIFAVAIAVLAIAAVATALWLFPRALPVIELEQKVTRDVALARADSFFRAHDLAPARARTAVRFQGNDSLTTFIGLAGGGHDSLNALVRGQDVAPFTWSVRAFVPGNPREARVRFAPDGRILGFSRTFAEADRRPEISADSGRVLAEHVLATWINERMDRWKFVASSYETKKTSGRIDRSYTFERIDRKLTGAPIRVEVAIAGDTPSRVRPFVEIPESFRRRYGEMRSANDFLALLAGVGILAIVIVGIVFLNRTARARQVRWHPALVAGGVVGALIFAAGLNELPGSWYGYDTATSPVAFQAMIVIGAIAIGAFTTLMVGFTLTAAEAATRQAFPQHLDWWKLWRFRGTREVATRVAGGYATACFAFAYVTLFYLATRTLLGWWVPSALLDDPNQIASPMPWISGIAASLSAGVWEEALFRALPLSLFSLWVGQRAGRRWWMTGAVVLTAIVFGFAHSNYPSWPPYSRGVEIFLDACLWAVLFLSFGLLVTVIAHFVYDVVLFGLFAASGTAIEYRISAAIIGLALLSPAIAVAWQWVRQRGFVALPEDARFGAWTPTVEEETAVAPAPLKEHTLTRRATRLAMVAVIIGVIVAIARPPQPTLGPQFTADRARVVREADSVLRARGVDPAGWRRLTHTGTDTLAAWPRFLREYKLIPRAQELAATYEPPATWVVRYVHTDGATVEQRTEEWRVRVWPDGRPLDVRHIIPDSARRNVAAPADVRRIALAALAREGVNTAPLRETEFKETARPSRKDVTVTYTDTAVKLAAGAAAKASVQIAGDEPLVAQRRMELPEAFLRADRQRQANRTIIGGLLGLLLVGGVMTGAIIVARRRPVIDDGVLDRRKTLMLVGAVTALSLIDGLNGLPPTLSSYDTSEPWSRFIGSTAVGFVGAPATALLVLGVWVALDALRRRVGIPMLRDAESGTASRGMLVAGLGLGAMVFAIVRLESLVPLGTVARIPPVPSTLLDLALPWLGEAPSVPVSAIMTVAVVGIPILVLAGITRRWALRALIAAVALALVAATAIAFAPPGEADPVRIILAVVRMGVIALALYFWGTLSAWSWLVAALVFSALGGLRSAVYAPTGQEQVAGALTLLVASVLIAIIVRHTRAEARRAPA; encoded by the coding sequence GTGCACGAGCCCCAGGTCGGATCGAATCGCTCCAGGATTTTCGCCGTCGCCATCGCCGTTCTTGCGATCGCAGCGGTGGCAACAGCACTGTGGCTTTTCCCCCGCGCTCTCCCAGTCATCGAACTGGAGCAGAAGGTCACGCGCGACGTTGCGCTCGCGCGCGCTGATTCCTTCTTCCGCGCTCACGATCTCGCGCCGGCGCGTGCGCGAACCGCGGTTCGCTTTCAGGGGAACGACTCGCTCACGACTTTCATCGGCCTGGCAGGTGGTGGTCACGACTCACTGAATGCGCTTGTCCGTGGACAGGATGTCGCTCCATTCACCTGGTCGGTTCGAGCGTTCGTGCCCGGCAATCCGCGAGAGGCGCGCGTCAGGTTCGCACCGGATGGACGCATTCTGGGCTTCTCACGTACGTTCGCCGAGGCCGACAGGCGCCCGGAGATCAGCGCGGATTCCGGGCGCGTACTCGCGGAGCATGTGCTCGCGACATGGATCAACGAGCGGATGGATCGGTGGAAGTTCGTCGCGTCGTCGTACGAGACGAAGAAGACGAGCGGCCGCATCGATCGCAGCTACACGTTCGAGCGCATTGATCGCAAGCTGACCGGCGCGCCGATTCGCGTCGAAGTCGCGATCGCGGGTGACACGCCGTCGAGGGTCCGGCCATTCGTCGAGATTCCCGAATCGTTCCGACGGCGGTACGGCGAGATGCGATCGGCGAACGACTTTCTCGCACTGCTCGCGGGTGTCGGAATTCTCGCGATCGTGATCGTCGGGATCGTCTTTCTCAACAGGACAGCTCGCGCCAGGCAGGTGCGCTGGCATCCGGCGCTGGTCGCTGGAGGCGTCGTTGGCGCGTTGATCTTCGCCGCCGGACTGAATGAGCTGCCGGGAAGCTGGTACGGATACGACACCGCAACATCGCCGGTGGCATTCCAGGCGATGATCGTCATCGGCGCGATAGCCATCGGTGCGTTTACAACGTTGATGGTCGGCTTCACTCTCACCGCGGCGGAAGCGGCCACGCGACAGGCATTTCCGCAGCATCTCGACTGGTGGAAGCTTTGGCGCTTTCGCGGCACGAGAGAGGTCGCCACTCGCGTCGCCGGCGGTTATGCAACCGCCTGCTTCGCGTTCGCGTACGTCACGCTCTTCTACCTGGCGACGCGAACGCTGCTCGGCTGGTGGGTGCCGAGTGCGCTGCTCGACGATCCAAACCAGATCGCATCGCCGATGCCGTGGATCTCCGGCATTGCAGCGTCGCTGAGCGCCGGCGTGTGGGAGGAAGCGCTCTTCCGCGCCCTGCCGCTTTCGCTGTTCTCGCTGTGGGTGGGCCAGCGAGCGGGACGCCGGTGGTGGATGACCGGGGCTGTTGTCCTGACCGCGATAGTCTTCGGTTTCGCGCACTCGAACTACCCATCATGGCCGCCGTACTCGCGCGGAGTCGAGATCTTCCTCGACGCCTGCCTGTGGGCCGTGCTCTTTTTGAGCTTCGGGCTGCTCGTCACGGTCATCGCGCACTTCGTCTACGACGTCGTACTGTTCGGATTGTTTGCGGCGTCCGGCACCGCCATCGAATACCGCATCTCGGCGGCGATCATCGGCCTCGCTTTGCTCTCACCCGCCATTGCCGTCGCGTGGCAGTGGGTGCGGCAGCGTGGGTTCGTGGCGTTGCCCGAAGACGCACGATTCGGTGCGTGGACGCCAACGGTCGAGGAAGAGACAGCGGTCGCGCCCGCACCGCTGAAAGAGCACACGCTCACGAGGCGCGCGACTCGGCTTGCGATGGTAGCCGTGATCATCGGCGTGATTGTCGCCATTGCGCGGCCGCCGCAGCCGACGCTTGGGCCTCAGTTCACGGCGGACCGTGCCCGCGTCGTGAGAGAGGCGGACTCGGTGCTGCGCGCCCGCGGCGTCGATCCGGCTGGTTGGCGAAGACTCACGCACACCGGCACCGACACGCTCGCCGCCTGGCCGAGATTCCTGCGCGAGTACAAACTCATCCCACGAGCGCAGGAGCTCGCCGCCACCTACGAGCCGCCGGCAACATGGGTCGTGCGCTACGTGCATACCGACGGTGCAACGGTTGAGCAGCGCACCGAGGAGTGGCGAGTACGCGTGTGGCCCGATGGACGGCCACTCGACGTGCGACACATCATTCCGGATTCAGCCCGTCGCAATGTTGCCGCTCCAGCCGACGTTCGGCGCATCGCTCTCGCTGCGCTTGCGCGCGAAGGTGTGAACACGGCCCCGCTTCGCGAGACGGAGTTCAAGGAAACCGCGCGTCCGTCGCGAAAGGATGTGACCGTCACGTACACGGACACTGCCGTCAAGCTTGCCGCTGGCGCGGCGGCGAAGGCTTCGGTTCAAATCGCCGGCGACGAGCCGCTCGTAGCGCAACGCAGGATGGAGCTGCCCGAGGCATTCCTTCGTGCCGATCGACAGCGGCAGGCCAATCGAACGATTATCGGCGGACTGCTCGGGCTGTTGCTCGTGGGCGGGGTTATGACGGGCGCGATAATCGTCGCACGACGGCGCCCCGTGATCGACGATGGAGTTCTCGATCGACGAAAGACACTCATGCTGGTTGGCGCGGTCACTGCCCTCTCTCTCATCGACGGACTCAACGGACTGCCGCCGACCCTTTCTTCGTACGACACCTCGGAGCCGTGGAGCCGGTTCATCGGATCCACGGCGGTCGGTTTCGTCGGTGCCCCAGCCACTGCGCTACTCGTGCTTGGCGTATGGGTTGCGCTCGATGCGTTGAGACGACGCGTCGGAATCCCGATGTTGCGCGATGCGGAATCTGGAACGGCATCTCGCGGCATGCTCGTCGCCGGGCTTGGACTCGGTGCCATGGTCTTCGCGATCGTGCGACTCGAATCGCTGGTGCCCCTGGGCACCGTGGCGCGCATCCCGCCCGTTCCGTCGACGCTGCTCGATCTTGCGCTGCCCTGGCTCGGTGAGGCGCCGAGCGTCCCGGTTTCCGCAATCATGACGGTCGCCGTCGTCGGCATTCCTATACTCGTCCTGGCCGGCATCACTCGGCGATGGGCGCTGCGAGCGCTCATCGCCGCGGTGGCACTCGCCCTCGTCGCCGCCACCGCGATTGCATTTGCGCCGCCGGGCGAAGCTGATCCCGTGCGAATAATCCTGGCCGTCGTGCGAATGGGCGTGATTGCACTCGCACTCTATTTCTGGGGCACGCTCTCGGCGTGGTCGTGGCTCGTCGCCGCCCTGGTGTTCAGCGCGCTCGGCGGACTTCGCTCGGCGGTTTACGCGCCAACGGGACAGGAGCAAGTCGCTGGTGCCCTTACGCTTCTTGTGGCGTCCGTGCTCATTGCGATCATCGTGCGACACACCCGAGCCGAAGCGAGACGTGCGCCCGCCTGA
- a CDS encoding heme-binding domain-containing protein, translating into MILVGIQFIPVQRTNRLGTGDPHAPRNVQWILRRACYDCHSTETRWPIWAYVAPLSWQVVADVEKARRFLNFSDWASYDSVHQRALRMNIDRVTATHRMPLWYYLTLHPDARLSPMDLAALSAWTKE; encoded by the coding sequence CTGATACTCGTCGGCATTCAGTTCATCCCCGTCCAGCGAACGAATCGACTCGGCACGGGAGATCCTCACGCGCCGCGCAACGTACAGTGGATTCTCCGGCGTGCGTGCTACGACTGTCACTCCACTGAAACGCGGTGGCCGATCTGGGCGTACGTGGCGCCGCTGTCGTGGCAGGTTGTCGCGGACGTAGAAAAGGCCCGCAGGTTCCTGAACTTCTCGGATTGGGCAAGCTACGACAGCGTGCATCAGCGAGCGCTGCGAATGAACATCGATCGTGTAACAGCGACTCACCGGATGCCGCTGTGGTACTACCTGACGCTCCATCCCGACGCGCGGTTGAGTCCGATGGATTTAGCCGCCCTCTCGGCGTGGACGAAGGAGTGA